The proteins below are encoded in one region of Mangifera indica cultivar Alphonso unplaced genomic scaffold, CATAS_Mindica_2.1 Un_0004, whole genome shotgun sequence:
- the LOC123205385 gene encoding protein PLANT CADMIUM RESISTANCE 2-like: MNSTNPNQNFGQYGAATGVPVAQGFQHQPRLGDWSSGLCDCFSDCSSCCLTCWCPCVTFGRVAEIADQGYTSCGTAGVLYCLLAAVTGCTFCYSCFYRTKMRQQFKLEESPCCDCLVHFCCESCALCQEYRELQSRGFDMSIGWHGNVERRNREVAMGAVPPYVEGGMKR; encoded by the exons ATGAATTCAACAAACCCCAATCAGAACTTTGGTCAGTATGGCGCAGCAACCGGAGTCCCGGTGGCTCAAGGCTTTCAGCACCAACCCAGATTGGGAGATTGGTCTTCTGGGCTTTGTGACTGCTTTTCTGACTGCTCAAGCT GCTGCTTGACTTGTTGGTGTCCGTGCGTCACTTTTGGACGAGTTGCTGAGATTGCTGACCAAGGATATACCT CTTGTGGTACAGCAGGAGTGCTTTATTGTCTACTTGCTGCGGTGACCGGTTGTACCTTTTGCTACTCTTGCTTTTATCGCACGAAGATGCGGCAGCAGTTCAAGCTGGAAGAGAGCCCTTGTTGCGACTGCTTGGTTCATTTTTGCTGCGAGTCCTGTGCTCTTTGTCAAGAATATCGCGAGCTCCAAAGCCGAGGATTTGACATGTCCATtg GATGGCACGGTAACGTTGAAAGACGAAATCGGGAAGTGGCCATGGGAGCTGTTCCTCCTTACGTGGAAGGTGGCATGAAAAGATAG